One Anopheles marshallii chromosome 3, idAnoMarsDA_429_01, whole genome shotgun sequence genomic region harbors:
- the LOC128715541 gene encoding tafazzin, whose amino-acid sequence MSSFLFNLLLKPAAPPPNGAAVQQPHVPYNIDWIFPRLRRPNRLWHIASTGVIGLVGFFSKIVIVWLNKARVHNIDVLENALENRPQGKSLLTVSNHHSCFDDPGIWGLLDSRLLKLRNVCNKNVIRWSMAAHDICFTCKAHSLFFMYGKCIPVVRGAGVYQPAVDLCIEKLKLGHWVHVFPEGKVNMTKEDLRFKWGVGRIIYESPELPIIIPIWHIGMDDVLPNEPPYYLRMGKKLTYNFGNPIDLSALMERLRSSPVSEEEARKIITDRIQDEMMVLKQETERLHSEYVKS is encoded by the exons ATGAGTTCGTTTCTGTTTAATCTGCTCCTGAAGCCTGCAGCACCTCCGCCGAACGGGGCAGCAGTCCAGCAGCCCCATGTCCCGTACAACATCGACTGGATATTCCCGAGGCTGAGACGCCCGAATAGATTATGGCACATTGCCAGCACGGGCGTGATCGGGTTGGTGGGATTTTTCTCCAAAATCGTCATCG TTTGGCTCAATAAAGCACGCGTGCATAACATCGATGTTCTGGAGAATGCGCTCGAGAATCGACCACAGGGAAAGTCCTTGCTGACCGTCTCCAACCACCATTCGTGCTTCGACGATCCAGGAATTTGGG GACTACTCGATAGCC GTTTGCTTAAGCTGCGAAACGTCTGCAATAAGAACGTCATCCGATGGTCAATGGCAGCGCATGACATTTGTTTCACCTGCAAGGCACACTCACTGTTCTTCATGTACGGGAAGTGCATACCGGTGGTGCGCGGTGCGGGTGTATATCAACCGGCCGTTGATCTGTGCATCGAAAAGCTAAAACTTGGCCACTGGGTGCATGTGTTCCCGGAGGGGAAGGTCAACATGACCAAAGAAGATCTTAG GTTCAAATGGGGCGTTGGACGAATAATTTACGAATCACCGGAACTGCCCATCATCATTCCGATATGGCACATCGGGATGGACGATGTGCTTCCCAACGAACCGCCATACTACCTCCGGATGGGCAAGAAACTAACATACAACTTCGGTAATCCGATCGACCTAAGCGCTCTTATGGAACGGTTACGCTCGTCGCCGGTAAGCGAAGAGGAAGCGCGAAAGATAATTACGGATCGCATCCAGGACGAGATGATG GTACTTAAGCAAGAAACAGAACGACTGCACTCGGAGTATGTAAAGAGCTGA